Below is a window of Solanum stenotomum isolate F172 chromosome 7, ASM1918654v1, whole genome shotgun sequence DNA.
AGACAAATTGGAAGAAATTCCAAGAGATCATTTGTTTGAGAAACCATTAACTCCAAGTGATGTTGGAAAGCTTAACAGGTTAGTAATCCCTAAACAGCACGCTGAGAAGTATTTTCCTCTCAGcggtaataataataatacgaATAATAACGATGGCGGTACTGAAAAGGGATTATTACTGAGTTTCGAAGATGAGTCAGGAAAATCATGGAGATTTCGATATTCTTATTGGAATAGTAGCCAGAGCTATGTATTGACTAAAGGTTGGAGCCGTTTTGTCAAGGAAAAACGTCTTGATGCTGGTGATATTGTTTTGTTTGACCGACACCGGTCAGAATCTGACCGGTTATTTATAGGGTGGAGGCGGAGGAATACTGCCTCCGCCTCCACCTCCATCTCCACTCCTGCTGCAGTGTATCATAACACTGCAGCAACGGCGGTGACTCGAAATAtgggtggtggtggtggaggtggaAGTGGGTGGGCCCACGTATACTACGGTGGGCATCCTTATCCAAGCGCAGGTGCAGGTCTTCTATACCAACCTGACTGTCTTCATGCAGGTATCATTTTCTTCATATGTACATTACATTccgttaaaaaaataattttaattatatataaatattataatttttcgtCGATTGAATCCTTGACTACATTATCCATGTACAATTTGTAATTTTGAGCTATATATAAGTCACTTAATTTCTACTCCTTTTCTGTCTTTCACACTGACAGATTGGAGTTTTGTGAAAATCAGCACACTTTCCAAATACATTGgagataattaattttagaattgatgttattatttttgttataaatgGCATATGCATAGTagcccccccaaaaaaaaaagaatgcaaaaaaataataatttatttttaatgggAAAAGAAATGTTCAATTATACCTATCTTGGTGGCCATAGATCTTGCAAAGAGTTGTATATTTTGTAACATTGCAGAAAGTTTGTTTTGTAGGTTTCTAACAAAGATGATGATATTATTTAACTATTGTATTATAATATAACAAGTGGCTACCTATCTgcatatataaacaaaaaaaaaagtactgtTGTTTTGTGTTTTGTATATCTTATTTAGAGATTCTTGCAAATGCCATATGTTTAGGCGGAGCTACAAAGCGCTGAATCTCAGTGGATCACGATAGCAAAACCATTCAATCAC
It encodes the following:
- the LOC125871497 gene encoding B3 domain-containing protein At2g36080-like, which codes for MSTNHISSETFWWTKKQQSSIPNMFEFNLNNNMSNNTHNEDDDELGQSEDKLEEIPRDHLFEKPLTPSDVGKLNRLVIPKQHAEKYFPLSGNNNNTNNNDGGTEKGLLLSFEDESGKSWRFRYSYWNSSQSYVLTKGWSRFVKEKRLDAGDIVLFDRHRSESDRLFIGWRRRNTASASTSISTPAAVYHNTAATAVTRNMGGGGGGGSGWAHVYYGGHPYPSAGAGLLYQPDCLHAGGGAMPNQTTSVNNNTRRHVRLFGVNLECEADDSSWSEPPPTPDGGGSSTSSHHQDHGRSQDQASQHYYQYQFQYSKPHVTVSAAASSYNNNHNNHKDMNFSRDVNQMRYHQG